The DNA segment ACGCGGTACTGTTTAACCGATCCGTCGATCCGCAGCACCATCATCTTACCGCCGTAGATGTCCTTGTCGAACAGCATGGCAGTAGGAGCGCCACCGCTGGACATCAGGGGAGCGGCCAGAAGCGGACGGGAGGAGTTACCTCCGGTCGACTGGTCGTCGATGTAGAGGAAGCCCACTTCACCGTTGTCCAGGGCGTTGTTGTAGTCGTTGCTTTCGTTGCCGACATCGCCGTCAGGCTGCTTGGAGAAAGCGGTTTTGGCGTAGAAGTTCTCCTCGGAGGTGACGTTGCCGTTCAGGAACAGCTGTCTGAGCACATCGTTGGCAGTGTTGCCGGATGCACCGAGGCCGGCGCTGTCAGCGGAATCAGGGAAGAAACCGTAATCCTGGTCAAATTCGAACAAAGCCAGGTGCAACTGCTTGGCGTTATGCGTAGCGGTTGCCATGTCGGCTTTCTTCATTTGTTTCAGCACCAGCGGTGTAGCAAATCCTGCCAGAGCGGCAATGATTGCGATCACCACGAGAAGCTCCACCAGCGTGAAGCCCTTGTTTATGTTCTTTCGAGTTATGTTCATGGTATTACTTTGTATTACTTGGTTTATGTTAATGTAACGTATGTTATTTATTTATGTTATACGTCAGCACAGCGACTGTACACACCATTGCGAACAGTCGCATAACTGACAGTTAAAGGTAACGCGTGGCCATTGCTCCGCAAGGTAAAAAACGGATTTACATCAAAAATAGAGCGTACAAGCGTTTAAAATGTAAATCAGGTATAGACACCGTAAATTCAACGACTTGTGCGTTGCATACGTCAGTCGGGGATGACGGCTTTTGTTGCCGTGATTTTAATGGTTGATGGCATCCACCAGGCTGGCCAGATCTCCCGGGCTGGCTTGATCGGCATCGAGGATGGCTTGTTTTTGTAATTCGGTGATTTCGCTGACGCCTTTGCGTGCGAGATCGAGCATGGCATCCATTTGCTCGGAGCTGAAAACGGCCTCTTCGCCGCTGCCTTGGACTTCGACAAATTCGTGGTCTTCGGTCATGACCACGTTGAAATCCACGCTGGCATGTTTGTCCTCCGGGTAGTCGAGGTCGAGGATGGCTTCGTTTTGGAAGATGCCGGCACTGATACCGGAGATGAGTTTTTTCATCGGGAAAGTCCTGAGTTTTCCTTCGGCGATGAGCTTATTGAGCGCAATGGCTACGGCGACACAGCCACCGGTGATCGAGGCGGTGCGGGTGCCTCCGTCTGCCTGCAGCACGTCACAATCGAGCCAGACCGTGCGGTGGCCGAGGGCTTTCAGGTCGACAACGGCGCGTAGGGAGCGGCCGATCAGGCGCTGGATTTCAGATGAGCGGCCGTCGATTTTTCCGCGGGTGATATCGCGTGCTTTGCGGTCGAGGGTGGAGTAGGGGAGCATGTTGTACTCTGCGGTCAGCCAGCCTCCGCCGACTTTTTGCATTTTCATCCAGCGTGGGATGTCTTCCTGGATGGTGGCGGCGCAGATCACGCGGGTGTTGCCAAAGGAAACGAGCACGGAGCCGGTGGCGTGGGGGGCGATACCATGCTGGAAGGAAATCGGGCGAAGTTGGTCATAGGAGCGGCCGTCGGGACGAGTCATGATTTGAGTTTGAAGTTTGAAGTTTGAAGTTTCAAGTCCCGAGTGTATAAGCTTCTGCCAGTGAAGGAAACCTTGGAAGAATTTGAGCAGTGGGGTGCTGACGTGATTTTTGGTCGGGCCCGCGGGTTTCGGGCAACGATGATGCGCTTGCTGCTTTGGATGCTTTCCGGGCTGTTTCGGCTGGCGGTGAAGTTACGGCTTCGGCGTTACCGGAGCGGGAGCAAGCAACAGGCGTATTTGGGGATGCAGGTGGTGAGTATTGGCAACCTGACGGTTGGGGGGACGGGGAAGACTCCGGTGGTTGAGTTGTTTGCTCGTGAGTTGGAAAAACGTGGCCGGCGTCCTGCGATTTTGAGTCGGGGGTATAAAAGTAAAAAATTGAAGCAGGTTCAGGAGTGGG comes from the Oceaniferula marina genome and includes:
- a CDS encoding type IV pilin protein, coding for MNITRKNINKGFTLVELLVVIAIIAALAGFATPLVLKQMKKADMATATHNAKQLHLALFEFDQDYGFFPDSADSAGLGASGNTANDVLRQLFLNGNVTSEENFYAKTAFSKQPDGDVGNESNDYNNALDNGEVGFLYIDDQSTGGNSSRPLLAAPLMSSGGAPTAMLFDKDIYGGKMMVLRIDGSVKQYRVDKTSNQARTTVNNSQVDIFATQNPVWDDTAPQPLYPSKKGK
- the rph gene encoding ribonuclease PH, with amino-acid sequence MTRPDGRSYDQLRPISFQHGIAPHATGSVLVSFGNTRVICAATIQEDIPRWMKMQKVGGGWLTAEYNMLPYSTLDRKARDITRGKIDGRSSEIQRLIGRSLRAVVDLKALGHRTVWLDCDVLQADGGTRTASITGGCVAVAIALNKLIAEGKLRTFPMKKLISGISAGIFQNEAILDLDYPEDKHASVDFNVVMTEDHEFVEVQGSGEEAVFSSEQMDAMLDLARKGVSEITELQKQAILDADQASPGDLASLVDAINH